The following proteins come from a genomic window of Corallococcus sp. NCRR:
- a CDS encoding flagellar motor protein MotB — protein sequence MFDLQRLRLDPAALGSLVVGTGRTLESGQLRVALNYHYEQLPMHFQTRWEPGEGTGLVENKMTAHLTVGLGILSWLEVGGELPFVLTQGGKPTLEYYGPNTGGIATPWLTARAALLRQSKGAPINLSVGLTAGLPVGSREAQAHEDYAWQPRLQLGYVGEGFQVGGEAGVFLRKRQDLGPVSYDPKDIVGNELRLGATVTSLHGETTRGEVSVITGIPLNGGRVGAELLIAIRRHALSTLDLYVMGGPGVGAGFDTPTFRFVAGVSWATSKVD from the coding sequence ATGTTCGACCTGCAACGCCTGCGCCTGGACCCGGCGGCGCTGGGGTCGCTGGTGGTGGGGACGGGCCGGACGCTGGAGTCGGGGCAACTGCGCGTGGCGTTGAACTACCACTACGAGCAGCTGCCCATGCACTTCCAGACGCGCTGGGAGCCCGGCGAGGGCACGGGCCTGGTCGAGAACAAGATGACCGCCCATTTGACGGTGGGCCTCGGCATCCTGTCCTGGCTGGAGGTGGGCGGTGAGCTGCCCTTCGTCCTGACGCAGGGGGGGAAGCCCACGCTGGAGTACTACGGGCCGAACACCGGGGGCATCGCCACGCCCTGGCTGACGGCCCGGGCGGCGCTGCTGCGCCAGTCGAAGGGCGCCCCCATCAACCTGTCGGTGGGGCTCACCGCGGGGCTGCCGGTGGGCAGCCGCGAGGCGCAGGCGCACGAGGACTACGCGTGGCAGCCGCGTCTGCAATTGGGCTACGTGGGCGAGGGCTTCCAGGTGGGCGGCGAGGCCGGCGTCTTCCTGCGCAAGCGCCAGGACCTGGGCCCGGTGTCCTACGACCCGAAAGACATCGTGGGCAATGAGCTGCGATTGGGCGCCACGGTGACGTCGCTGCACGGCGAGACGACGCGCGGCGAGGTGAGCGTGATTACCGGCATCCCGCTGAACGGGGGCCGGGTGGGGGCGGAGCTGCTCATCGCCATCCGCCGCCACGCCCTGTCCACCCTGGACCTGTACGTGATGGGCGGCCCGGGCGTGGGCGCGGGGTTCGACACGCCCACCTTCCGCTTCGTCGCGGGCGTGTCCTGGGCCACCAGCAAGGTGGACTGA
- a CDS encoding OPT family oligopeptide transporter has protein sequence MVPPVPNPSQLRVPAPDPGAVPDRPGASAAMDPELYWREHVYQGGARQLTVRAVIAGMLIGAVMCLSNLYVILKTGWSLGVTITACILAFAVFGTLRSLKLLRNEFTDLENNAMGSVASAAGYMTGGGNMAAVPALLMLTGTLPSSGWLMVWFAVISALGVFAAIPIKRQLINIEALPFPTGTATAETIRALHGHGDVARRKSRLLGLAGLVGALLVLVRDARFTWLKNLPEKVSLPFSILGREAGKWSLSFDFSLLLIGAGALVNFRTGWSMLLGAILNYGFLAPAMVSQGVIPEVTYKAINSWSLWTGSAVLVSSGLLSFAFQWKSVVRSFSALGGLVGMKPKEGAREDPLADIECPPAWFPLGFALLGPVAVFLMAYLFQIPWWAGVLALPLAVVMGVIASRVTGETDTTPTKALGPVTQLIFGGLAPGNIPANVMSANATGGVGLHSADLLTDLKSGWLLGASPRQQFFAQLFGVVAGALVVVPIFKLLVPTADVLGTEQFPAPASMVWAGVSKMLASGVSALHPTARMGALCGALLGITLVLLERWAHPKVKAFIPTASGLGLAIVIPGSSSISLFVGAALAAFIRRVKPKLAEDAVLPVSSGFIAGESLLGIAIAMVKAFGFMPK, from the coding sequence ATGGTTCCTCCCGTCCCGAACCCCAGCCAGCTCCGCGTCCCCGCGCCCGACCCCGGCGCCGTCCCCGACCGGCCCGGTGCCTCCGCGGCCATGGATCCGGAGCTGTACTGGCGGGAGCACGTCTACCAGGGCGGCGCGCGGCAGCTCACCGTGCGCGCCGTCATCGCGGGCATGCTCATTGGCGCGGTGATGTGCCTGTCCAACCTCTACGTCATCCTCAAGACGGGCTGGAGCCTGGGCGTCACCATCACCGCGTGCATCCTGGCCTTCGCGGTGTTCGGCACGCTGCGCTCGCTGAAGCTCTTGCGCAACGAGTTCACCGACCTGGAGAACAACGCCATGGGCTCCGTGGCGTCCGCCGCGGGCTACATGACGGGCGGCGGCAACATGGCCGCGGTGCCCGCGCTCCTGATGCTCACCGGCACGCTGCCGTCCTCCGGCTGGCTGATGGTGTGGTTCGCCGTCATCTCCGCGCTGGGCGTCTTCGCCGCCATCCCCATCAAGCGCCAGCTCATCAACATCGAAGCGCTCCCGTTCCCCACGGGCACGGCCACGGCGGAGACCATCCGCGCGCTGCACGGCCACGGCGATGTGGCCCGCCGCAAGTCGCGCCTGCTGGGCCTGGCGGGACTGGTGGGCGCGTTGCTGGTGCTGGTGCGCGACGCGCGCTTCACCTGGCTGAAGAACCTGCCGGAGAAGGTGAGCCTGCCGTTCAGCATCCTGGGCCGTGAAGCGGGCAAGTGGTCCCTGTCCTTCGACTTCAGCCTGCTGCTCATCGGCGCGGGCGCGCTGGTGAACTTCCGCACCGGCTGGTCCATGTTGCTGGGCGCCATCCTCAACTACGGCTTCCTCGCGCCGGCCATGGTCTCCCAGGGCGTCATCCCGGAGGTGACGTACAAGGCCATCAACAGCTGGTCCCTGTGGACGGGCTCCGCGGTGCTGGTGTCGTCCGGCCTGCTGTCCTTTGCCTTCCAGTGGAAGAGCGTGGTGCGCTCGTTCTCCGCGCTGGGCGGGCTGGTGGGGATGAAGCCCAAGGAGGGCGCTCGCGAGGATCCGCTGGCGGACATCGAGTGCCCCCCGGCGTGGTTCCCCCTGGGCTTCGCGCTCCTGGGGCCGGTGGCCGTCTTCCTCATGGCCTACCTGTTCCAGATTCCCTGGTGGGCGGGCGTCCTCGCGCTCCCGCTGGCGGTGGTCATGGGCGTCATCGCGTCGCGCGTGACGGGGGAGACGGACACCACGCCCACCAAGGCGCTGGGCCCCGTCACCCAGCTCATCTTCGGAGGCCTGGCGCCGGGCAACATCCCCGCCAACGTGATGAGCGCCAACGCCACGGGCGGCGTGGGGCTGCACTCGGCGGACCTGCTCACGGACCTCAAGTCCGGGTGGCTGTTGGGCGCGTCTCCGCGTCAGCAGTTCTTCGCGCAGCTGTTCGGCGTGGTCGCGGGCGCCCTGGTGGTGGTGCCCATCTTCAAGCTGCTGGTGCCCACCGCGGACGTGCTGGGCACGGAGCAGTTCCCCGCGCCCGCGTCCATGGTCTGGGCCGGCGTGTCGAAGATGCTCGCCTCGGGCGTGTCCGCGCTGCACCCCACCGCGCGCATGGGCGCCCTGTGCGGCGCGCTCCTGGGCATCACGCTGGTGCTGCTGGAGCGCTGGGCCCATCCGAAGGTGAAGGCCTTCATCCCCACCGCGTCCGGCCTGGGGCTGGCCATCGTCATCCCCGGCTCCAGCTCCATCAGCCTCTTCGTGGGCGCGGCGCTGGCGGCGTTCATCCGGCGAGTGAAGCCGAAGCTCGCGGAGGACGCGGTGCTGCCCGTCAGCTCCGGCTTCATCGCGGGCGAAAGCCTGCTGGGCATCGCCATCGCGATGGTGAAGGCCTTCGGCTTCATGCCCAAGTAG
- a CDS encoding FKBP-type peptidyl-prolyl cis-trans isomerase, whose amino-acid sequence MKVSNGRVVALDYRLHLGDGQIIDQSAPNQPLAYLHGHKQIVPGLESALDGLGVGDSKQVVITPEQGYGIHKPEGVRNVPRTMLPTTYLPQVGGTLMAQTEDGDVPLRIIAVNPDHVVVDLNHPLAGKTLHFDVTVREVRDATQEELAHGHVHGPGGAHG is encoded by the coding sequence ATGAAAGTCTCGAACGGTCGCGTCGTCGCGCTCGACTACCGCCTCCACCTGGGTGATGGGCAGATCATCGACCAGAGCGCCCCGAACCAGCCGCTCGCCTATCTGCACGGGCACAAGCAGATCGTCCCCGGCCTGGAGAGCGCGCTGGACGGCCTGGGCGTGGGGGACAGCAAGCAGGTGGTGATCACTCCGGAGCAGGGCTACGGCATCCACAAGCCGGAGGGCGTTCGCAACGTCCCCCGCACCATGCTGCCCACCACGTACCTGCCGCAGGTGGGCGGCACGCTGATGGCCCAGACGGAGGACGGCGACGTTCCCCTGCGCATCATCGCCGTGAACCCGGACCACGTCGTGGTGGACCTGAACCACCCGCTCGCGGGCAAGACGCTCCACTTCGACGTCACCGTGCGCGAAGTGCGTGACGCGACGCAGGAAGAGCTGGCGCACGGCCACGTCCACGGGCCGGGCGGCGCGCACGGGTAG
- a CDS encoding dicarboxylate/amino acid:cation symporter, which produces MKPHQKMLLGISVGAAAGLVCNAVFGSADWLTWSVEHVTNPLGQIFIRLLLMLVVPLLFSALVVGVAELDLKQVGRLGARTLGYTVVFSVISVVIGLLLVNTLRPGDGLSDEARALARTGTTIKAAPPPGDTSAGALFMSMVPTNPLKAAADGDMIGLIVFSLIFGLGLALTPGEPAQRLKDVVQGLYDVMMKLIDGVLKLAPVGVGALLFSMTARLGFHILGQLASYVGVVLLALGIHMFVMYSLSVRFLGGLNPVEFFRSCRLAIVTAFSTSSSSATLPTALKVAEENLKLPRNVSRFVLTAGSAMNQNGTALFEGVTVLFLAQVYGVPLGLTQQATIMFICVLAGIGTAGVPAGSIPVIAMILGMFHIPVEGLGLILGVDRFLDMCRTVLNVTGDLAAAVYVSRGEPPDRPVGEEAAESSSAA; this is translated from the coding sequence ATGAAGCCCCATCAGAAGATGCTCCTCGGGATTTCTGTCGGCGCGGCGGCCGGGCTCGTCTGCAACGCCGTGTTCGGGAGCGCGGACTGGCTCACCTGGAGCGTCGAGCACGTCACCAACCCCCTGGGGCAGATCTTCATCCGCCTGCTCCTGATGCTCGTCGTGCCGCTCCTGTTCTCCGCGCTCGTGGTGGGCGTGGCGGAGCTGGACCTGAAGCAGGTGGGCCGCCTGGGCGCCCGCACGCTGGGCTACACCGTCGTCTTCTCCGTCATCTCCGTGGTCATCGGCCTGCTCCTCGTCAACACGCTCAGGCCCGGCGACGGCCTGAGCGACGAGGCCCGCGCCCTGGCCCGCACGGGCACGACCATCAAGGCCGCGCCGCCCCCCGGGGACACCTCCGCGGGCGCGCTCTTCATGTCCATGGTGCCCACCAACCCGCTGAAGGCCGCGGCGGACGGGGACATGATTGGCCTCATCGTCTTCTCGCTCATCTTCGGCCTGGGCCTGGCGCTCACGCCGGGGGAGCCCGCGCAGCGGCTCAAGGACGTCGTCCAGGGCCTCTACGACGTGATGATGAAGCTCATCGACGGGGTGCTCAAACTGGCCCCCGTGGGCGTGGGCGCGCTGCTGTTCTCCATGACGGCGCGCCTGGGCTTCCACATCCTGGGACAGCTGGCGTCGTACGTGGGCGTGGTGCTGCTGGCGTTGGGCATCCACATGTTCGTCATGTACTCGCTGTCCGTGCGCTTCCTGGGCGGCCTCAACCCGGTGGAGTTCTTCCGCTCCTGCCGGCTGGCCATCGTCACCGCGTTCTCCACGTCCTCCTCCAGCGCCACGCTGCCCACCGCCCTCAAGGTGGCGGAAGAAAACCTCAAGCTGCCGCGCAACGTGTCGCGCTTCGTGCTCACCGCCGGCTCCGCGATGAACCAGAACGGCACCGCGCTCTTCGAGGGCGTCACCGTCCTCTTCCTCGCGCAGGTGTATGGCGTCCCGCTGGGGCTCACGCAGCAGGCGACCATCATGTTCATCTGCGTGCTGGCGGGCATTGGCACCGCGGGCGTGCCGGCGGGCTCCATCCCCGTCATCGCGATGATCCTCGGCATGTTCCACATCCCCGTGGAGGGCCTGGGCCTCATCCTCGGCGTGGACCGCTTCCTGGACATGTGCCGCACCGTGCTCAACGTCACCGGAGACCTGGCCGCCGCGGTGTACGTGTCGCGCGGCGAGCCCCCCGACCGGCCGGTCGGCGAGGAGGCGGCGGAGTCGTCCTCCGCCGCCTGA
- a CDS encoding DNA-methyltransferase translates to MTSDLTPESLRCVRADAREPEGYRAALGDTRASLLHTDPPYCLLTRRRKGGDLRDPRANKKIDRNPIVRFESVRDYRVFSEAWLTRATAHLTPDAPLIIWTNLLGKEPILTAAHGLGYTHLRGEYVWGKRTTDKNANEQLLRVYEVALVIARTPAPQLAPGDAPTVWAVVGGYDDDAEATQWGGHPHHKPFSVLEPLVRTWSRPGETVLDPFAGSGSMPSAALRLGRRPACMEVEPEWAERVTHRLRETARQLASAR, encoded by the coding sequence ATGACCTCCGACCTCACGCCCGAATCCCTGCGCTGCGTCCGCGCCGACGCGCGCGAGCCCGAGGGCTACCGGGCCGCCCTCGGCGACACCCGCGCCTCGCTGCTCCACACGGACCCGCCCTATTGCCTGCTCACCCGGCGCCGCAAGGGCGGGGACCTGCGCGACCCCCGCGCGAACAAGAAGATCGACCGCAACCCCATCGTGCGCTTCGAGTCCGTGCGCGACTACCGCGTCTTCTCCGAGGCCTGGCTCACCCGCGCCACCGCGCACCTCACCCCCGACGCGCCCCTCATCATCTGGACCAACCTGCTGGGCAAGGAGCCCATCCTCACCGCCGCCCACGGCCTGGGCTACACCCACCTGCGCGGCGAATACGTCTGGGGCAAGCGCACCACCGACAAGAACGCCAACGAGCAGCTGCTGCGCGTCTACGAGGTCGCCCTCGTCATCGCCCGCACGCCCGCGCCGCAGCTCGCCCCCGGAGACGCCCCCACCGTGTGGGCCGTCGTCGGCGGCTACGACGATGACGCCGAGGCCACGCAGTGGGGCGGCCACCCGCACCACAAGCCCTTCTCCGTGCTGGAGCCCCTGGTCCGCACCTGGAGCCGCCCCGGCGAGACGGTGCTGGACCCCTTCGCCGGCAGCGGCTCCATGCCCTCCGCCGCCCTGCGCCTGGGCCGCCGCCCCGCCTGCATGGAGGTCGAACCCGAGTGGGCCGAGCGCGTCACCCACCGCCTGCGCGAGACCGCCCGTCAGCTGGCCAGCGCCCGGTAG
- a CDS encoding DUF3396 domain-containing protein — protein MLRDGVNIAFYLRHSHQDITQRIEHALHVFQQAIAPASLSWYCDYEGDFHELDSTGREFLEHEFHAPHFAYVRLADHVNGVGDYKFFYNGQWREQPDSRDAARRLSTVSFWLPTEFLEAQGSPVVHELALKLSADLPFASGHAGLAFNGQLDLLGVGDLVHRERLLHPGMDVPDESASHYLGQCVPGVHWMNFLGPPVLTELGGVEALRGRLRSPGTTVQSLPGGRAVITLGSEPDAGDVTQSPVLPAYRELARVLEPWLYFQGDSRRWRDTEAQRRWERRFLD, from the coding sequence TTGCTCCGGGATGGCGTCAACATTGCCTTCTACTTGAGGCATTCGCACCAGGACATTACCCAGCGCATTGAACACGCCCTCCATGTGTTTCAGCAGGCCATCGCCCCGGCATCCCTGAGTTGGTATTGCGACTACGAAGGGGATTTCCACGAGCTCGACAGCACCGGGCGCGAGTTCCTCGAGCATGAATTCCATGCCCCCCACTTCGCCTATGTTCGACTGGCGGACCACGTCAACGGCGTGGGCGACTACAAATTCTTCTATAACGGCCAGTGGAGGGAGCAGCCTGATTCCCGTGACGCGGCACGGAGGTTGAGCACCGTCAGCTTCTGGCTCCCCACGGAGTTCCTGGAGGCGCAAGGGTCGCCTGTCGTCCACGAGCTGGCGCTGAAACTCTCAGCGGACCTGCCGTTTGCCTCCGGGCATGCGGGACTCGCATTCAATGGCCAGCTCGACCTCCTGGGTGTCGGCGACCTGGTTCATCGCGAACGCCTGCTCCATCCCGGAATGGATGTCCCGGATGAGTCCGCATCTCATTACCTGGGCCAATGCGTTCCCGGCGTCCATTGGATGAACTTCCTGGGTCCCCCGGTGCTCACGGAGCTGGGGGGCGTGGAGGCTCTTCGTGGACGGCTCAGGAGCCCTGGCACGACGGTGCAGTCGCTGCCCGGTGGGCGTGCGGTCATCACCCTGGGAAGTGAACCTGACGCGGGAGACGTGACGCAGAGCCCCGTGCTACCGGCCTACCGTGAGCTGGCCCGCGTCCTGGAGCCCTGGCTGTACTTCCAGGGCGACTCCCGCCGCTGGCGAGACACCGAAGCACAACGTCGATGGGAGCGCCGGTTCCTGGACTGA
- a CDS encoding DUF2381 family protein, with translation MPSCLFVALPVLLWSTHVLAAPPVGNDAVEGTLRMEVGADGQGTRPIHIGPGVSTTLLFDTDIQQDQLSLESRARFARVSTGSSVLVLVPSNDLQGGDRLKLSIPFKATDSALPSMLSLTLVVDSGAVDRQVEVYRRARSAESYHQEVQQLRAEIERLRQEHVSSGEGAREPMGLRGLLIASTSLPGIGVDGKWMRINCRRPCSFQVERGAVFTSGPRRAVQLLLRTADKKPWTIGKAVLVDRKGKEWQSFPPFQSGPITDESQATLVLEFDVNNAELDGYQLSVTDVDGVRTARWSGINFP, from the coding sequence GTGCCCTCCTGTCTGTTCGTCGCGCTTCCGGTTCTTCTCTGGTCGACTCATGTATTGGCGGCTCCTCCCGTCGGGAACGATGCGGTTGAGGGGACGCTCCGGATGGAAGTGGGAGCGGACGGCCAGGGGACGCGCCCCATCCACATCGGGCCTGGGGTCAGCACGACGCTCCTCTTCGATACCGACATCCAGCAGGACCAACTGAGCCTGGAGTCACGAGCACGGTTCGCACGGGTGAGCACGGGCAGTTCCGTTCTCGTGCTCGTTCCGTCCAATGACTTGCAGGGCGGGGACCGCTTGAAGCTGTCCATTCCCTTCAAGGCTACGGACTCGGCGCTTCCCTCGATGTTGTCTTTGACCTTGGTGGTGGATTCAGGTGCCGTGGATCGGCAGGTGGAGGTCTACCGGCGGGCGCGTTCCGCGGAGTCGTACCACCAGGAAGTGCAGCAACTTCGCGCGGAAATCGAGCGCTTGCGGCAGGAACACGTTTCCTCGGGAGAGGGCGCGCGTGAGCCGATGGGCCTTCGGGGGCTCCTGATCGCCTCGACGTCGCTTCCTGGCATTGGGGTCGACGGTAAGTGGATGCGCATCAACTGCAGGCGCCCGTGCTCATTCCAGGTTGAGAGAGGTGCGGTGTTCACGTCGGGCCCGCGGAGGGCCGTGCAGTTGTTGCTGAGGACGGCCGACAAGAAGCCATGGACCATTGGGAAAGCCGTGCTGGTGGACCGGAAGGGAAAGGAGTGGCAATCCTTTCCGCCTTTTCAGTCCGGCCCCATCACGGACGAGTCTCAGGCGACCTTGGTCCTGGAGTTCGATGTCAACAACGCGGAGCTAGATGGCTATCAACTGAGCGTCACGGATGTGGATGGCGTCCGGACGGCGCGGTGGAGTGGCATCAACTTCCCCTGA
- a CDS encoding serine/threonine protein kinase, producing the protein MTTPLHPDQLEVGHSVGPWRIVGTLGAGGFGRVFKVERGGNVYALKLALRPANQHASDEEDVNGRLAREVAALLACAPHPNLPRVHAVDRWPEPPDGYLFHVTDFVDGETFHEWRWRVKPSAAHLLTVYTEVVRVVADLHRRGVHHRDLKADNLLIRRLDERPILIDLGTARIPGASTLTVGVAPASPHLLPPECVTFLREGSWKSGANFDAGIPGDLYALGALLYESLTDGYAFDPRLPYERLLPAIETVVPRAPKDINPKVPSSLSDIAMRLLSKRPEDRYSGTETLLQALWDAAKDKRHSDWKVSLDVPAAPDEAGLDRGVVSLSKFPGSAPVLTAQARESAPAEPSSPAKAVEPKRRRRNGAVLGLGVLLLGFLIFGLARLTPDRPPPVVAPVSEKGSSSVTPAPSLPDAAVLAVASSPDAGVSAAAEPTPPAPTEIATPSVKLPRADGGVMRKVAGAAVAACVGVSCAGGGANTRQDQSEPCPAGAKEAMVELKSGFKIWHGLWLKEAERFEREVREGPIQGIVHNAAARRGALPIGTIVKGRAIFDPLITRLLFTEATLPDGRVFPICMEYIDEENGQFGHPVNDQGYTPDTATTRWVPNQLYGVVGVKRLNVYYEPR; encoded by the coding sequence ATGACCACGCCGCTCCACCCGGACCAGCTTGAAGTCGGCCACAGTGTCGGCCCCTGGCGGATCGTCGGGACGCTCGGCGCGGGAGGCTTCGGCCGGGTGTTCAAGGTGGAGCGGGGTGGGAACGTCTACGCGCTGAAGCTCGCGTTGCGTCCGGCGAACCAGCACGCCAGCGATGAAGAGGACGTCAACGGACGGCTCGCGCGGGAGGTGGCGGCGCTGCTCGCGTGCGCGCCGCATCCCAACCTGCCGCGCGTGCACGCCGTGGATCGCTGGCCGGAGCCACCGGACGGCTACCTCTTCCACGTCACGGACTTCGTGGACGGCGAGACGTTCCACGAGTGGCGCTGGCGGGTGAAGCCCTCCGCCGCGCACCTGCTGACCGTCTACACGGAGGTCGTGCGGGTGGTGGCGGATCTCCACCGGCGGGGTGTGCACCACCGCGACCTCAAGGCGGACAACCTGCTGATCCGCCGCCTGGATGAGCGCCCCATCCTCATCGACCTGGGCACTGCGCGCATCCCGGGGGCCTCCACGCTGACCGTGGGTGTCGCGCCCGCGTCGCCGCACCTGCTGCCGCCCGAGTGCGTGACCTTCCTGCGCGAAGGCTCCTGGAAGTCCGGAGCGAACTTCGATGCGGGCATCCCGGGCGACCTGTATGCGCTGGGCGCGCTGCTCTACGAGTCCCTGACGGACGGCTACGCCTTCGACCCACGCCTGCCCTACGAACGGTTGCTGCCCGCCATCGAAACGGTGGTGCCGAGAGCGCCGAAGGACATCAACCCCAAGGTCCCCTCCAGCCTCTCGGACATCGCGATGCGGCTGCTCTCCAAGCGCCCCGAGGATCGCTACTCGGGGACGGAGACGCTGCTGCAGGCGCTCTGGGATGCGGCCAAGGACAAGCGCCACTCGGACTGGAAGGTCTCGCTGGACGTCCCAGCGGCCCCAGATGAAGCCGGGTTGGACCGGGGTGTCGTATCGCTGTCCAAGTTCCCCGGGAGCGCTCCGGTGCTGACAGCGCAAGCCCGGGAGTCAGCGCCCGCGGAGCCGTCCTCACCCGCGAAGGCCGTCGAGCCGAAGCGGCGCCGTCGCAACGGGGCGGTGCTCGGTCTGGGAGTACTCCTGCTGGGCTTCTTGATCTTCGGGCTGGCGCGACTGACGCCGGACCGGCCTCCACCTGTCGTAGCGCCTGTGTCTGAGAAAGGAAGTTCGTCCGTGACACCAGCCCCGAGTCTTCCCGATGCCGCCGTGCTCGCGGTGGCGTCTTCGCCGGATGCGGGTGTTTCCGCTGCGGCGGAGCCGACTCCGCCCGCGCCCACCGAGATTGCGACCCCGTCCGTGAAACTCCCGCGAGCGGACGGCGGTGTCATGCGGAAGGTCGCTGGAGCGGCCGTAGCGGCCTGCGTGGGCGTGTCATGCGCGGGCGGTGGTGCCAACACCCGCCAGGATCAGAGCGAACCGTGCCCGGCGGGAGCCAAGGAGGCCATGGTGGAGTTGAAGTCCGGCTTCAAAATCTGGCACGGCCTCTGGCTGAAGGAGGCGGAGAGGTTCGAGAGGGAGGTCCGTGAAGGGCCCATCCAGGGCATCGTCCATAATGCGGCGGCGAGGCGCGGTGCCTTGCCGATAGGGACGATCGTGAAGGGCCGCGCGATTTTCGATCCGCTGATCACCCGACTGCTGTTCACGGAGGCCACCCTACCTGACGGGAGGGTCTTCCCCATTTGCATGGAGTACATTGACGAGGAGAACGGTCAATTTGGCCACCCGGTGAACGACCAGGGCTACACCCCGGACACCGCCACGACCCGGTGGGTCCCGAACCAGTTGTACGGTGTGGTGGGGGTCAAGCGTCTCAACGTGTACTACGAGCCCAGGTAG
- a CDS encoding TfuA-like protein, with the protein MKRRPDDLVVFLGPSLPAAEARRIGPCTVLPPARQGDVWRALSLKPRALVLVDGVFEAQPSVWHHELLAALEAGVAVFGGGSMGALRASELSEHGVVGVGRIFGWYRDGVAVDDSEVALLHADAEHGWRPLTVPLVNVRHAAELARKARVLGRSGAQALVDAASGIFYQERTWPRIREAVEPAWTRSVRDAWDAWFAGGVEDLKRLDAIECVRAGSEFVRRAPPMQPGARRNPSSLVRRRRLMEDVTRVGSRAVDSGRVMELLRGAPDAESWAEAGLRRALLAGWARSLGLDATEEEIAAEEAAWWNERNVRASRREAFLAANGLDALELRRLCEARALERLALKHASRLLPDGPSWDEALASEARLGGQWEQAARALAEADDASDEGE; encoded by the coding sequence GTGAAGCGCCGGCCGGACGACCTGGTGGTGTTCCTGGGGCCTTCGTTGCCCGCGGCAGAGGCGCGGCGGATCGGGCCGTGCACGGTGTTGCCTCCCGCGCGGCAGGGAGACGTCTGGCGGGCGCTGTCGCTCAAGCCCCGCGCGCTGGTGCTGGTGGACGGCGTCTTCGAGGCGCAGCCGTCCGTGTGGCATCACGAGCTGCTCGCGGCGCTGGAGGCCGGTGTAGCCGTCTTCGGCGGCGGGAGCATGGGCGCGCTGCGGGCCTCGGAGCTGTCCGAACACGGCGTGGTCGGCGTGGGCCGCATCTTCGGCTGGTATCGCGACGGCGTGGCGGTGGACGACTCGGAAGTGGCGCTGCTGCACGCGGACGCCGAACACGGTTGGCGTCCGCTCACCGTTCCCCTGGTGAACGTGCGGCACGCGGCGGAGCTGGCGCGGAAGGCGCGCGTATTGGGCCGTTCGGGGGCACAGGCCCTGGTGGACGCGGCCTCGGGCATCTTCTACCAGGAGCGCACCTGGCCCCGGATCCGCGAGGCCGTGGAGCCCGCGTGGACCCGGTCCGTGCGTGACGCCTGGGACGCCTGGTTCGCGGGCGGCGTGGAGGACCTCAAGCGGCTGGACGCCATCGAGTGCGTGCGCGCGGGCTCGGAGTTCGTGCGCCGTGCGCCTCCGATGCAACCTGGAGCGCGGCGCAATCCTTCGTCGCTGGTGCGGCGCCGGCGCCTGATGGAGGACGTGACGCGCGTGGGCTCGCGCGCCGTGGACTCCGGGCGCGTGATGGAACTGCTGCGCGGCGCGCCCGACGCGGAGTCCTGGGCGGAGGCGGGCCTGCGGCGGGCGTTGCTCGCGGGCTGGGCGCGTTCGCTGGGGCTCGACGCGACCGAGGAGGAGATCGCCGCGGAGGAGGCCGCGTGGTGGAACGAGCGGAACGTTCGTGCCTCGCGCCGTGAGGCCTTCCTCGCCGCGAACGGGCTCGACGCGCTGGAGCTTCGCCGCTTGTGCGAAGCCCGCGCGCTGGAGCGCCTGGCCTTGAAGCACGCGTCGCGCCTGCTGCCGGATGGTCCCTCCTGGGACGAAGCCCTGGCTTCCGAGGCGCGACTGGGAGGCCAGTGGGAGCAGGCTGCCCGAGCGCTGGCGGAGGCGGACGACGCGTCCGACGAAGGCGAATAG